One Dysidea avara chromosome 7, odDysAvar1.4, whole genome shotgun sequence genomic region harbors:
- the LOC136260937 gene encoding putative uncharacterized protein DDB_G0290989, which yields MDHDTTFTIDQERKYARRYEEGFDLPDPQYEAWLKVNHPEHFRPEDDGDGESTDQLGNDVPSDALSSMDCDTTFTIDQERKYARRYEEGFDLPDAQYEAWLKVNHPDHLRGTAQQDTSGGNTPTSHRNSGACSTQSAAILTANGAQRSPLMELLNVPVAKTSRPKTMNTGKARVLTSAECLKALQEKENEKKRKAEEKEQRKQERLMKKQLKEEQLKRKKEEKAQQAALREAKRLEKQTKQPRQRKQRRRNTHVDDEAGSVTQNVLTDGSTLISEQVSNDAASDHHSPNTAEDNTGRGTSKRKPSSQIQSVVKRARNNADDEIDVDRSCVCFGHFADDAGTGRKWLMCCCTRWIHEDCIDNEDVDIEKCVFCPLC from the exons ATGGACCATGACACCACCTTTACAATTGACCAAGAACGAAAGTATGCCCGTAGGTATGAGGAAGGGTTTGACTTACCAGATCCACAGTATGAAGCTTGGCTGAAAGTCAACCATCCTGAGCACTTCAGACCAG AGGATGATGGAGATGGTGAATCAACTGACCAGTTGGGAAATGATGTACCGAGTGATGCTTTATCTTCTATGGACTGTGACACCACCTTTACAATTGACCAAGAGCGAAAGTATGCCCGTAGGTACGAGGAAGGGTTTGACCTACCAGATGCACAGTATGAAGCTTGGCTGAAGGTCAACCATCCTGATCACTTGAGAGGCACTGCTCAGCAAGACACAAGTGGTGGTAACACTCCTACATCTCATAGGAACTCAGGAGCATGCTCTACTCAGTCAGCAGCTATATTGACAGCCAATGGAGCACAACGATCACCTTTGATGGAGCTACTCAATGTGCCTGTAGCTAAAACATCTCGACCTAAAACCATGAATACAGGAAAAGCACGTGTACTAACAAGTGCAGAGTGTCTGAAAGCCTTGCAAGAGAAAGAGAATGAGAAAAAAAGAAAAGCTGAAGAAAAGGAACAACGAAAGCAAGAGCGATTAATGAAAAAACAATTGAAAGAAGAGCAATTGAAGCGTAAGAAAGAAGAGAAGGCACAGCAGGCAGCACTGAGGGAAGCAAAGCGCCTTGAAAAACAAACTAAGCAGCCACGACAGAGAAAGCAGAGGAGGAGGAATACACACGTTGACGATGAAGCAGGCAGTGTAACCCAGAATGTATTAACAGACGGTTCCACACTTATTTCAGAACAAGTATCTAATGATGCTGCAAGTGATCACCATTCCCCCAATACAGCAGAAGACAATACTGGCAGAGGTACCTCAAAACGAAAACCTAGTAGTCAAATACAATCAGTTGTCAAGAGGGCAAGAAACAATGCTGATGATGAGATTGATGTTGACAGGAGCTGCGTGTGTTTTGGTCACTTTGCTGATGATGCAGGCACAGGGAGGAAGTGGCTAATGTGTTGCTGTACAAGATGGATACATGAAGACTGTATTGATAATGAAGATGTTGATATTGAGAAGTGTGTGTTTTGTCCATTATGCTAG